The following are encoded together in the Robertmurraya sp. FSL R5-0851 genome:
- a CDS encoding phage tail tape measure protein codes for MADNFGLRIGVEGEKDFKNALRDINQNFKVLASEMKLVTSQFDRQDRSIEALTARNGTLTKSVDAQKDKISTLEAALRNAADSFGETDKRTQNWQIQLNNAKSELMKMERELENNNQAIQELNEGFNDAEGEVEEFADEVQNAADQTEDASGRFEKLGGVLKGIGATIGAAVAAIGTAAVATGASLIKLGDEYNMAVNQISASTGATGAELEELGEIAQNVYKHNFGDSLDDVAVGISEVQKITGLMGEELEKATESGFALRKTFDFDMQESARAASALMKNFGISADEAYNIIAVGAQNGADKNGDLLDTLNEYSVQYASLGLSADEFIASLVAGAESGAFSIDKVGDAVKEFNIRAKDGSKSSMEAFTALGLNAEEMTKQFAQGGETANAAFFSVIQKLQEIEDPLLKNTIGVQLFGTQFEDLEASILPVLGGIKDSTIASGDALAQITEVKYDNLTDGIEGVKRSLQGVFLPAVSEVSAGITDLFSGLSNGINEADGDFEKIAEVIGETVAGITELITEQLPQFVTLGLQIIMSLVGAIVENLPMIIDSAMQIVTTLLQGIIEALPQITEGALYLVLSLVEGILANLPALIEAALTMVVTLATGIGEALPNLIPSIVSAILLIVETIINNLDMVLEAAFKIIEGLAVGIINALPRLIEALPAIISSIITFITGNIPKIIELGISLIIQLAAGLVRAIPQLVAQLPQIISAIIVGIGKAAVSIGQVGVNIVRGLWNGIASMIGWIKDKVSGFVGGIVSSVKGVLGIRSPSRVFAGIGENMGEGIGVGFSDAMKGVEKDMEEAIPTDFGLDLNSEVSATAKGTDGTTFDVTIPLTIDGNVLTRIIAQLQWNRNTVTVRNLGVAGS; via the coding sequence GTGGCTGATAATTTTGGCCTCCGCATTGGTGTTGAGGGAGAAAAAGACTTTAAAAATGCTTTGAGGGATATCAATCAAAATTTCAAAGTATTAGCCAGTGAAATGAAACTTGTAACCTCGCAGTTTGACCGACAAGACAGATCCATTGAAGCTCTTACAGCAAGAAATGGAACGCTCACCAAGTCAGTAGATGCCCAAAAAGACAAAATCAGCACGTTAGAAGCCGCATTAAGAAATGCTGCAGATTCATTTGGAGAGACAGACAAACGAACCCAAAACTGGCAAATTCAGCTGAATAACGCAAAGTCTGAACTGATGAAGATGGAGCGGGAACTTGAGAATAACAATCAAGCCATACAAGAGTTGAATGAAGGGTTCAATGATGCTGAAGGAGAAGTTGAGGAGTTTGCTGATGAAGTACAGAATGCAGCGGATCAGACTGAAGATGCTTCTGGTCGTTTTGAAAAGTTGGGTGGCGTTTTAAAAGGAATCGGAGCAACGATTGGTGCAGCGGTAGCCGCTATTGGAACCGCTGCGGTTGCTACAGGGGCAAGCCTGATTAAACTTGGTGATGAGTACAACATGGCCGTCAATCAAATTTCTGCTTCAACTGGCGCAACAGGTGCCGAACTAGAAGAGCTGGGAGAAATTGCTCAAAATGTGTACAAACATAATTTCGGTGACAGCTTGGATGATGTGGCAGTAGGAATTTCAGAGGTACAAAAGATAACCGGACTCATGGGTGAAGAGCTAGAAAAAGCCACCGAGTCCGGTTTTGCTTTGAGGAAAACTTTTGACTTCGATATGCAGGAATCGGCAAGGGCAGCCAGTGCTCTTATGAAAAACTTTGGCATCTCTGCAGATGAAGCCTATAACATTATTGCTGTTGGTGCTCAAAACGGTGCCGATAAAAATGGCGATCTATTAGATACCTTGAATGAATACTCCGTACAATATGCTTCACTTGGCCTTAGTGCCGATGAATTTATTGCTAGTTTAGTAGCGGGGGCAGAAAGTGGAGCTTTCAGTATTGATAAGGTTGGGGATGCCGTAAAAGAATTTAACATCCGGGCAAAAGACGGTAGTAAGTCAAGTATGGAGGCTTTCACTGCTCTTGGGCTTAATGCAGAAGAAATGACGAAGCAGTTTGCTCAAGGTGGGGAAACAGCCAATGCCGCCTTTTTTAGTGTCATTCAAAAACTTCAAGAAATTGAAGATCCGCTTCTTAAAAACACAATTGGTGTGCAGTTGTTTGGTACACAGTTTGAAGATTTAGAAGCTAGTATATTACCAGTTCTTGGTGGGATAAAAGATAGTACCATTGCAAGCGGAGACGCACTGGCCCAAATTACAGAGGTCAAATACGATAACCTGACTGATGGCATTGAGGGGGTAAAACGCTCCTTACAAGGCGTATTTTTGCCTGCTGTGAGCGAAGTGTCTGCAGGGATCACTGATTTATTTTCTGGCTTATCGAATGGGATTAATGAAGCAGATGGGGATTTTGAAAAAATTGCAGAGGTGATTGGCGAGACTGTCGCCGGTATTACAGAACTTATCACAGAGCAATTGCCTCAGTTCGTTACGTTAGGACTTCAAATTATTATGTCCTTAGTTGGTGCAATCGTAGAAAACCTCCCAATGATCATTGATTCCGCCATGCAAATCGTGACGACTCTACTCCAAGGGATTATAGAGGCTCTACCTCAAATCACAGAAGGAGCACTTTACCTTGTTCTTAGTTTGGTAGAGGGTATTCTCGCCAACCTCCCTGCCTTAATCGAAGCTGCATTAACTATGGTCGTGACTCTAGCAACTGGGATTGGTGAGGCTTTACCTAACCTTATTCCATCCATAGTATCAGCGATTCTATTAATTGTAGAAACGATCATAAACAATCTCGACATGGTTTTGGAGGCGGCTTTTAAAATTATAGAAGGTTTAGCCGTAGGAATTATCAATGCTCTGCCTAGACTCATAGAAGCATTGCCAGCTATTATTTCATCAATCATTACCTTTATTACCGGGAATATCCCTAAGATTATTGAGTTGGGTATTTCATTGATCATTCAGTTGGCAGCGGGATTAGTCCGAGCTATCCCTCAGCTTGTGGCGCAATTACCGCAGATTATTTCTGCAATCATCGTTGGAATTGGAAAAGCGGCTGTTTCCATCGGTCAAGTGGGAGTGAATATTGTACGTGGGCTTTGGAATGGGATTGCTTCCATGATTGGCTGGATAAAAGATAAGGTTAGCGGTTTTGTCGGTGGCATCGTTAGTAGTGTAAAAGGTGTCCTTGGGATTCGTTCACCTTCACGAGTTTTTGCTGGTATCGGTGAAAACATGGGTGAAGGGATTGGTGTTGGTTTTTCAGATGCCATGAAAGGTGTGGAAAAGGATATGGAAGAAGCCATTCCTACTGACTTTGGCCTTGACCTCAATAGCGAAGTAAGCGCTACTGCAAAAGGGACGGATGGAACCACATTCGATGTCACGATTCCACTTACGATTGACGGCAATGTCCTAACAAGAATTATCGCCCAGCTTCAGTGGAATCGAAATACAGTAACCGTTAGAAACTTAGGAGTTGCAGGTTCGTAA
- a CDS encoding major tail protein has product MATIGLDRLYYANITEDENGTETYGTPKILAKAMTAELSVELIEAILYADDGASEVVKEFKSGTLTLGIDDIGALVAQDLTGSKIDSNNVVVSRSEDGGNPVAIGFRAKKSNGKYRYFWLYRVIFSIPTTNLATKGDSITFSSPTIEGTVFRRNKLDGENKHPWKAEVTESDNGVSLETINNWFKTVYEPDFTPVTPMITILTQPAELTDVVEGSISGSLSVVASTNTIHPVTYQWYENTVESTTGGTTINGETSASFNIPKDLTAGTYYYYCVLNSTGASAVKSNVATVNVT; this is encoded by the coding sequence ATGGCAACTATAGGATTGGATCGTTTGTATTACGCCAATATCACAGAGGACGAAAATGGCACCGAAACCTATGGAACACCGAAAATCCTCGCCAAAGCGATGACCGCCGAGCTAAGTGTGGAACTAATTGAAGCAATTCTTTATGCGGATGATGGAGCATCTGAAGTGGTAAAAGAATTTAAGAGCGGGACGTTAACACTTGGTATCGATGATATCGGTGCATTAGTAGCCCAGGATTTAACAGGAAGTAAAATCGACAGCAACAATGTCGTGGTTTCAAGAAGTGAAGATGGTGGGAATCCTGTGGCGATTGGGTTTCGTGCCAAGAAATCAAATGGAAAATACCGTTACTTTTGGCTTTATCGGGTTATTTTTAGCATTCCCACGACCAACCTTGCGACAAAAGGGGATTCGATTACGTTTAGCAGTCCCACCATAGAAGGAACGGTGTTTAGACGAAATAAGCTGGATGGTGAAAATAAACATCCATGGAAGGCAGAAGTGACGGAAAGTGACAATGGTGTTTCCTTAGAGACCATCAATAATTGGTTCAAAACTGTCTATGAGCCTGATTTTACACCCGTCACACCCATGATTACAATTCTTACGCAGCCAGCTGAATTGACGGATGTGGTAGAGGGTAGCATTTCTGGTAGTCTATCAGTGGTTGCAAGCACAAATACGATTCATCCTGTTACTTATCAGTGGTATGAAAATACGGTGGAAAGTACAACTGGTGGAACAACTATTAATGGGGAAACATCAGCAAGCTTTAACATTCCAAAGGATCTGACAGCGGGAACTTACTACTATTACTGTGTGCTGAATTCAACTGGTGCAAGTGCCGTTAAGTCGAATGTTGCGACAGTAAATGTTACATAG
- a CDS encoding HK97 gp10 family phage protein: MARAAVKMPDEFLEKISKLNRHFDEIVPRVLEKGSKPVIQKAKNNLAARIGQGTKEPSQSTGELLASLETTKPVQDAKGDWNLRVGVPTTKDSKGVSNALKAAVIEYGKSGQPPKPWLKPTKSATRKACISAMEQALDREIERL; the protein is encoded by the coding sequence ATGGCAAGAGCAGCGGTGAAAATGCCTGATGAATTTTTAGAAAAAATCTCAAAGCTCAATCGTCACTTTGATGAAATTGTTCCAAGAGTGCTAGAAAAAGGATCCAAGCCTGTTATTCAAAAAGCAAAAAACAATCTAGCAGCGAGAATTGGTCAAGGAACTAAGGAGCCATCTCAATCCACCGGGGAATTGTTAGCCTCACTTGAAACGACAAAACCTGTTCAAGATGCAAAAGGAGACTGGAATCTTCGTGTTGGTGTACCTACAACGAAAGATAGCAAAGGTGTTTCCAATGCTTTGAAAGCAGCCGTTATCGAATACGGAAAATCCGGTCAACCACCGAAACCATGGTTAAAACCAACCAAATCGGCTACGAGGAAAGCCTGTATAAGTGCCATGGAACAAGCATTGGATAGGGAGATTGAAAGATTATGA
- a CDS encoding head-tail adaptor protein: protein MSIGKMNSFIEIHEEVSIRDEEGFVSKQELLVTSMRAYKENQHGSEAWKNRASFSEASSLFRFRKPRGIEITTDLIIVCKDQRYNILSVEDIKERGMYMEVLAQRIAGSKG from the coding sequence ATGAGTATTGGAAAAATGAATAGTTTTATAGAGATACATGAAGAAGTATCAATTAGGGATGAGGAAGGGTTTGTCTCGAAACAGGAGCTCCTCGTCACATCCATGAGGGCCTACAAGGAAAATCAGCATGGAAGTGAAGCATGGAAAAACAGGGCTAGCTTTAGTGAGGCTAGTTCTCTTTTTCGTTTTAGAAAACCTCGTGGCATAGAAATTACAACAGATTTGATTATTGTTTGTAAAGACCAACGTTACAACATTTTAAGTGTGGAGGATATCAAAGAGCGTGGGATGTATATGGAAGTGCTAGCACAAAGAATTGCAGGTTCGAAGGGGTGA
- a CDS encoding head-tail connector protein has product MEDLLPKVKQNLILNHDEDDTLLSSFITAAVSYAESYQKKPDGFYKENPMHPTTEQAVIMLSSHFFESRDGSTGGFFADNVEASKQVWNVVNMLLRLNKDVII; this is encoded by the coding sequence ATGGAGGATTTATTGCCAAAGGTAAAACAAAACCTAATCCTAAACCATGATGAAGATGACACCCTGCTTTCCAGCTTTATCACTGCCGCTGTTTCCTATGCAGAGAGTTATCAAAAGAAACCAGATGGTTTTTATAAAGAAAACCCAATGCACCCAACCACTGAACAGGCTGTCATTATGCTATCATCCCACTTTTTTGAGAGTCGGGATGGTAGCACTGGTGGCTTTTTTGCTGACAATGTGGAAGCGAGTAAACAAGTGTGGAATGTGGTTAATATGCTTCTCCGTCTAAATAAGGACGTGATCATATGA
- a CDS encoding head fiber protein, which yields MSNVKNYTEQGGERTVIGGTLEIASDGKLLFDGAQLQPAVNQKDSTATDVAGLVADFNALLAKLKAAGLMK from the coding sequence ATGAGTAATGTAAAAAATTATACGGAACAAGGCGGCGAGAGAACAGTTATCGGTGGGACTTTGGAAATTGCTTCTGATGGGAAACTTCTATTCGATGGAGCTCAATTACAACCTGCGGTAAATCAAAAGGATTCTACTGCGACTGATGTTGCTGGTCTTGTTGCCGATTTTAATGCTCTTTTAGCCAAACTAAAAGCGGCTGGTTTGATGAAATAA
- a CDS encoding phage major capsid protein, with the protein MSKVLELREKRAKAWEGAKAFLDSKRGENGLLSAEDTATYEKMETEVVNLGKEIDRLERQQAIDLELSKPINQPITSKPAGVEGQKTGRATDEYRNAFWRAMRNKSNYDVQNALKVGTDSEGGYLAPDEFERTLIESLEEENIFRSLAKVITTSSGDRKIPVVASKGTASWVDEEGLIPESDDSFGQVSIGAYKLATMIKVSEELLNDSVFNLEAYIAKEFARRIGAKEEEAFFVGDGTGKPTGIFNATGGAELGVTGTSTTAISVDEIMDLFYSLKSPYRKKAIFIMNDATVKLIRKLKDGNGQYLWQPSIQAGQPDTILNRPVKTSAYVPTVEAGAKTVAFGDFGYYWVADRQGRSFQRLNELYAATGQVGFKATQRVDGKLILPEAIKVLQQKG; encoded by the coding sequence ATGAGTAAAGTTTTAGAACTACGTGAAAAACGAGCAAAAGCATGGGAAGGTGCGAAAGCCTTTCTTGATTCGAAAAGAGGAGAAAATGGACTACTTTCCGCAGAGGATACTGCAACCTATGAAAAGATGGAGACAGAAGTCGTTAATTTAGGGAAAGAAATTGACCGATTAGAACGACAACAGGCCATTGATTTAGAACTTTCCAAGCCAATCAATCAACCGATTACTTCTAAACCAGCGGGTGTTGAAGGGCAAAAAACAGGACGAGCAACCGATGAATACAGAAATGCATTCTGGAGAGCGATGAGAAACAAAAGCAATTATGATGTACAAAATGCATTAAAGGTTGGAACGGATTCTGAAGGGGGTTACCTAGCTCCGGATGAGTTTGAACGTACCCTTATTGAATCTTTAGAAGAAGAGAACATCTTCCGCTCATTAGCGAAGGTCATCACGACTTCTTCAGGTGATCGGAAAATTCCAGTCGTTGCCTCAAAGGGAACAGCTTCATGGGTGGATGAGGAAGGCTTGATTCCTGAATCAGATGATAGCTTTGGTCAAGTTTCCATTGGGGCTTATAAGCTTGCAACGATGATCAAAGTATCAGAAGAGTTATTGAACGACAGCGTATTCAATTTAGAAGCGTATATTGCAAAAGAATTTGCCAGACGGATTGGTGCTAAGGAAGAAGAAGCGTTCTTTGTAGGAGACGGCACCGGAAAACCGACTGGCATTTTTAATGCAACGGGTGGCGCTGAACTTGGGGTCACTGGTACCTCTACAACCGCCATTTCAGTTGATGAGATTATGGATTTATTTTATTCATTAAAATCCCCTTATCGTAAAAAGGCTATCTTTATTATGAATGATGCGACAGTCAAACTGATTCGAAAATTGAAAGATGGAAATGGCCAGTACCTATGGCAACCATCCATTCAAGCGGGACAACCTGATACGATTTTAAATCGACCAGTGAAAACTTCCGCCTACGTACCAACGGTTGAAGCGGGAGCCAAGACCGTTGCATTTGGTGATTTCGGATACTATTGGGTAGCGGATCGCCAAGGTCGTTCCTTCCAGCGGTTAAATGAACTGTATGCCGCAACGGGCCAAGTTGGATTTAAAGCCACACAGCGGGTTGACGGGAAACTAATCCTCCCTGAAGCAATCAAAGTGCTGCAACAGAAAGGGTAG
- a CDS encoding head maturation protease, ClpP-related gives MRKFWNWVKNEDGRTLFLDGVIAEETWFGDEVTPKQFKSELFNESGDISIWINSPGGDVFAASQIYNMLMDYKGHVTVKIDGIAASAASVIAMAGGEVLMSPVSMMMIHNPMTIAFGDTAEMKKAIQMLSEVKESIINAYELKTGLPRTKLSSLMDAESWFNSKKAMELGFANGILFANESAQASPEEGIIYSQMAVVNSFLHKLPQKEKKTGTDISILDKRLELLKY, from the coding sequence ATGAGAAAGTTTTGGAACTGGGTCAAAAACGAAGATGGCCGGACACTATTTCTTGATGGTGTCATTGCTGAAGAGACATGGTTTGGCGACGAAGTCACACCGAAGCAATTTAAATCTGAACTATTCAATGAGAGCGGGGATATATCCATTTGGATTAATTCTCCTGGGGGTGATGTGTTTGCCGCTAGTCAAATTTATAACATGCTGATGGATTACAAGGGTCATGTCACTGTAAAAATTGATGGGATAGCTGCAAGTGCTGCTTCCGTTATTGCGATGGCGGGTGGAGAAGTGCTAATGTCGCCTGTTTCAATGATGATGATCCATAATCCGATGACGATAGCTTTTGGAGATACAGCTGAAATGAAAAAGGCCATTCAGATGTTGAGTGAGGTAAAGGAAAGCATCATCAATGCCTATGAATTGAAAACGGGTTTACCTAGGACAAAGCTATCAAGCTTAATGGATGCGGAAAGCTGGTTCAATTCCAAAAAGGCAATGGAGCTTGGCTTTGCTAATGGCATCCTTTTTGCAAACGAAAGTGCCCAAGCTTCTCCAGAAGAAGGAATCATCTATAGTCAGATGGCTGTGGTGAATTCATTTTTACACAAGCTGCCGCAAAAGGAAAAGAAAACAGGTACTGATATCAGCATTTTAGACAAGAGATTAGAACTCTTGAAATATTAA
- a CDS encoding phage portal protein yields the protein MKIPLISRLFQSRDGPKNSFVGSTYSFFFGGTTSGKTVNERTAMQTTAVYACVRILAETIASLPLHLYRYTDNGKEKAVENSLYYKLHDEPNAEMTSFVFRETLMSHLLLWGNAYAQIIRDGRGNVLSLYPLLPDRMAVDRTSTGELYYEYRKDTGSVILRSEEVLHIPGLGFDGLVGYSPIAMAKNAIGMALATEEYGARFFANGANPGGVLEHPGVVKDPSKIRESWNAVYQGSNNAHRIAVLEEGMKFQSIGIPPEQAQFLETRKFQTEEICRIFRVPPHLVANLDKATFSNIEHQSISFIDNTIMPWVTRIEQSMKKALLSETDKKEYFIKFNLNGRLRGDAGSRAQFYQIMRQNGVMSANDIRELEEMNLIPEEQGGSKYLVNGNFVDMSKAGAWTEKYEEG from the coding sequence ATGAAAATACCATTGATATCTAGACTTTTTCAATCAAGAGATGGTCCAAAGAACAGCTTTGTGGGTAGTACCTACAGCTTTTTCTTTGGTGGTACCACAAGTGGAAAAACAGTCAATGAAAGAACAGCAATGCAAACCACTGCAGTTTATGCCTGTGTACGAATTCTAGCAGAAACCATTGCAAGTCTCCCGCTACATCTATACAGATACACTGACAATGGGAAGGAAAAAGCAGTAGAAAACAGTTTATATTACAAGCTCCATGATGAGCCAAATGCCGAGATGACTTCGTTCGTGTTTAGAGAAACACTGATGAGTCATCTTTTATTATGGGGAAATGCCTACGCCCAGATTATCCGGGATGGCAGAGGAAATGTACTATCTCTTTATCCTTTACTTCCAGATAGGATGGCGGTAGATAGAACTTCTACAGGGGAACTTTATTATGAATACCGAAAAGACACGGGTTCGGTCATCCTTCGAAGTGAGGAAGTGCTTCATATTCCTGGGCTTGGCTTTGATGGACTAGTTGGTTATTCACCGATTGCTATGGCTAAAAATGCGATTGGAATGGCCTTGGCAACCGAAGAGTATGGAGCTAGGTTCTTCGCTAATGGTGCCAATCCTGGTGGTGTATTAGAACATCCCGGTGTGGTTAAGGATCCATCGAAAATACGGGAAAGCTGGAATGCAGTTTATCAAGGATCTAACAATGCCCATCGAATTGCTGTCCTTGAAGAAGGGATGAAATTTCAAAGTATCGGTATTCCACCAGAACAAGCACAGTTTTTGGAAACAAGGAAGTTTCAGACTGAAGAAATTTGCCGGATTTTTAGAGTTCCACCTCACCTTGTGGCCAATCTAGATAAAGCGACTTTTAGTAATATTGAACATCAATCGATTAGCTTTATCGACAATACAATCATGCCTTGGGTAACTAGAATTGAACAGTCCATGAAGAAGGCCCTGTTAAGTGAAACAGATAAGAAGGAATACTTTATCAAATTTAATCTGAATGGGCGACTCCGAGGAGATGCAGGTTCAAGAGCGCAATTCTATCAAATCATGCGGCAAAACGGAGTGATGTCTGCGAATGACATCCGAGAACTAGAAGAGATGAACTTAATCCCTGAAGAGCAGGGTGGATCCAAGTACTTAGTGAACGGGAATTTTGTAGATATGTCAAAGGCCGGAGCATGGACAGAAAAGTATGAGGAGGGATAA
- a CDS encoding terminase large subunit: MYDEKKAQHAVNFINCLKHTKGQWRGVPFDLLPWQDEIIRDIFGTVKDNGYRQYNTAYIEIPKKNGKSELAAAVALLMTCGDGEWGAEVYGCASDRQQASIVFDVAVEMVEQSPALKKRIKPVMSMKRLVYKPTNSFYQVLSAEAYTKHGLNVHSVIFDELHAQPNRELFDVMTKGSGDARLQPLFFLITTAGTDRNSICYEVHQKAMDLLEGRKIDPTFYPVIYGIEDNDDWSVEKNWYKANPSLGHTIDIEKVRNAYISAKENPAEENIFRQLRLNQWVKQSTRWMQMEKWDACDDPVDFDSLRGRECYAGLDLSSTTDITAFVLVFPPRTEDEKFIVLPHFWIPDENLKLRVRRDHVPYDVWEKQGYIKTTEGNVIYYGFIEAFIEELGKKYNIKEIAFDRWGAVQMVQNLEGMGFTVIPFGQGYKDMSPASKELMKITLEKRIIHGGNPVLRWMMDNIFVKTDDAGNIKPDKSKSTERIDGAVAMIMALDRAIRNENRESVYDGRGILIL, encoded by the coding sequence TTGTATGACGAGAAAAAAGCCCAACATGCCGTCAACTTTATCAATTGTCTAAAACATACGAAGGGGCAGTGGCGTGGAGTTCCTTTCGATCTTTTGCCTTGGCAGGATGAAATCATCCGAGATATTTTTGGTACGGTTAAGGATAATGGCTATCGGCAATACAACACTGCTTACATTGAAATTCCAAAGAAGAATGGGAAAAGTGAGCTCGCCGCAGCGGTTGCCCTATTAATGACATGTGGTGATGGTGAATGGGGAGCGGAAGTTTATGGATGTGCTTCTGATCGCCAACAGGCATCGATTGTTTTTGATGTTGCCGTTGAAATGGTGGAGCAGTCCCCCGCTTTGAAAAAAAGAATCAAACCTGTTATGTCCATGAAACGATTGGTTTACAAGCCAACGAACAGCTTTTATCAAGTACTATCAGCTGAGGCTTATACGAAGCACGGTCTTAATGTTCATTCCGTTATTTTTGATGAACTACACGCCCAACCTAACCGTGAGTTATTCGATGTTATGACTAAAGGGTCTGGTGATGCACGGTTGCAACCACTCTTTTTCTTGATTACGACTGCAGGAACGGATCGAAATTCGATTTGTTATGAAGTACATCAAAAAGCGATGGACCTTTTGGAAGGAAGAAAGATTGATCCAACATTTTATCCAGTGATTTATGGAATTGAAGATAACGATGATTGGTCTGTTGAAAAGAACTGGTACAAAGCCAATCCATCTCTTGGCCATACCATTGATATAGAGAAAGTAAGAAATGCTTATATAAGTGCAAAGGAAAACCCAGCCGAAGAAAATATCTTCCGGCAGCTGCGGCTAAATCAATGGGTAAAGCAGTCAACCCGCTGGATGCAGATGGAGAAATGGGATGCTTGTGATGATCCTGTTGATTTTGATAGCCTTCGTGGAAGAGAATGTTATGCTGGCCTTGACTTATCAAGTACAACGGATATTACAGCATTTGTGTTGGTTTTCCCACCAAGGACAGAAGATGAGAAATTTATTGTACTTCCTCATTTTTGGATTCCAGATGAAAACCTAAAGTTGAGGGTAAGGCGAGACCATGTTCCTTATGACGTTTGGGAAAAACAAGGTTATATCAAAACGACTGAGGGGAACGTCATTTATTATGGCTTTATTGAAGCTTTTATTGAAGAACTTGGGAAAAAATATAACATAAAAGAAATTGCGTTTGACCGTTGGGGTGCCGTACAAATGGTGCAAAACCTAGAAGGGATGGGTTTTACCGTTATTCCATTTGGACAAGGGTACAAGGATATGTCACCTGCTTCAAAAGAGTTGATGAAAATAACCCTCGAGAAGAGAATCATTCATGGTGGAAATCCAGTATTAAGGTGGATGATGGATAACATTTTTGTTAAAACCGACGATGCTGGGAACATAAAGCCGGATAAATCGAAGAGTACTGAACGAATTGACGGTGCTGTGGCTATGATTATGGCGTTGGACCGGGCTATTCGGAATGAGAATCGAGAGAGTGTTTATGATGGTCGGGGGATTTTAATCTTATAA
- a CDS encoding phage terminase small subunit P27 family yields MAQRGRKPKPTALKALEGNPGKRDLNQKEPKPEKKAPRCPSWLEPEAKKEWRRMVKQLEQLGILTEVDMAAFAGYCQAYARWKEAEEFITKHGTIVKTPSGYWQQVPQVSIAQSYLKIMNRFCEQFGLTPSSRSRIVADKPIDADDPMEFMLFKGGG; encoded by the coding sequence GTGGCTCAACGTGGAAGGAAACCCAAGCCAACTGCACTGAAGGCCTTAGAAGGCAACCCAGGGAAGCGAGATCTGAATCAGAAGGAACCGAAGCCTGAAAAGAAAGCACCAAGATGCCCATCTTGGCTGGAACCAGAAGCCAAAAAAGAGTGGCGAAGAATGGTCAAACAACTAGAGCAATTAGGAATCCTGACTGAAGTAGATATGGCTGCCTTTGCTGGATATTGCCAAGCCTATGCCAGATGGAAAGAAGCTGAAGAGTTTATCACCAAACATGGAACCATTGTCAAAACCCCTTCAGGATATTGGCAACAGGTGCCGCAGGTTTCCATTGCCCAGAGCTATTTAAAAATCATGAATCGGTTCTGTGAGCAGTTCGGATTAACTCCTTCATCGAGAAGTAGAATTGTGGCGGACAAGCCAATTGACGCTGATGATCCGATGGAATTCATGCTCTTTAAAGGTGGTGGCTAA
- a CDS encoding DUF6329 domain-containing protein: protein MKALFGRKVSNLAELKEITEEAIKQGQRGQTYIVTKVVELEDSDFHNFANDFFNDQPWITREDGGVNTNREARCIRVINKETGETVLVNSEGYSYSRYTAIEND from the coding sequence ATGAAAGCATTGTTTGGAAGGAAAGTTAGCAATCTAGCGGAGCTGAAGGAAATCACTGAAGAAGCCATCAAGCAAGGACAGCGGGGTCAAACATACATCGTAACAAAAGTAGTGGAGTTAGAAGACAGCGATTTTCATAACTTTGCGAACGACTTCTTTAACGACCAGCCTTGGATCACACGAGAAGATGGCGGAGTGAATACGAATAGGGAGGCTCGATGCATTAGAGTCATCAATAAAGAAACTGGTGAAACAGTTTTAGTAAACAGCGAAGGCTATAGTTATTCAAGATACACAGCAATTGAAAACGATTAG